From Kaistella polysaccharea:
GCTCAAAAAAGCATTGGTTTCCATTCGGGATCAATATGACTACATCATTATCGACTGCGCGCCGAGTTTAGGGTTAATTACGATAAATGCTTTAACAGCTGCAGACTCTGTAATTATTCCGATTCAATGTGAATATTTCGCATTGGAAGGTTTAGGTAAATTATTAAATACCATTAAAAATGTACAGAAAATTCACAACAAAGATCTGGATATTGAAGGTTTACTATTGACCATGTTCGATTCGCGATTGCGCTTATCAAATCAGGTTGTAGAAGAGGTACATCTGCATTTCCCGGAAATGGTTTTTGAAACGATTATCAGCCGAAATGTTCGTTTAAGTGAAGCGCCCAGTTTTGGAGAAAGCATCTTAAATTATGATGCCGAAAGCAAAGGTGCCATTCAGTATTTACAATTGGCAGAAGAGGTTTTACTCAAAAATGAAAATTTAATTAATACTTAAAACTATTTTGTACGTTGGATTCTGGTATTATGCAGGAGTTCACAAAATATTATATAATGAAAGACAAAAAAAGAGCAATGGGACGCGGTTTAGGTGCAATTTTAAGTGCAGAATCTAAAGCGTCAGTAAACTCGGCCACAGATGAGGGTGCAGATAAATTTGTGGGAAATATCATGGAGGTTTCTCTGGACGACATTGATCCAAATACGTCGCAGCCACGTACTTATTTTGACGAGAAAGCTTTAAGTGATTTAGCACAGTCTATAAAAAATCTTGGTCTAATACAGCCGATTACTTTGCGAAAAGAAGGCAATCGGTTCATCATTATTTCTGGTGAAAGAAGATACCGCGCAAGTAAATTGGCAGGTCTTTCTAGTGTGCCGGCTTATATTCGGTTGGTTAATGATCAGGAATTGCTCGAAATGGCTTTGGTAGAAAACATACAGAGAGAAGATCTTGATGCCATCGAAATTGCTTTAACTTATCAGCGTTTATTAGAAGAAATTGGGTTAACACAGGAAAATTTAAGTCAAAGGATTGGAAAGGAAAGAAGTACCATTACAAATTCTA
This genomic window contains:
- a CDS encoding ParA family protein codes for the protein MAKIIGVANQKGGVGKTTTAVNLAAALGVLEKKILLIDADPQANATSGLGIEQSKFSTYNLLEHSAEAERCIQKTASPNLDMIPSHIDLVAAEIELVDRVSREYMLKKALVSIRDQYDYIIIDCAPSLGLITINALTAADSVIIPIQCEYFALEGLGKLLNTIKNVQKIHNKDLDIEGLLLTMFDSRLRLSNQVVEEVHLHFPEMVFETIISRNVRLSEAPSFGESILNYDAESKGAIQYLQLAEEVLLKNENLINT
- a CDS encoding ParB/RepB/Spo0J family partition protein, with product MKDKKRAMGRGLGAILSAESKASVNSATDEGADKFVGNIMEVSLDDIDPNTSQPRTYFDEKALSDLAQSIKNLGLIQPITLRKEGNRFIIISGERRYRASKLAGLSSVPAYIRLVNDQELLEMALVENIQREDLDAIEIALTYQRLLEEIGLTQENLSQRIGKERSTITNSIRLLRLSPDIQNAIRSGEISAGHGRALVSIDELALQQNLFKKILADNLSVRQTEQEAAGLKNPKTSIQKKASVLPNYYKKAEKNLSDILEVKVEIKTAANGKKGKIVLDFKNEEQLEQILSHFN